One region of Bradyrhizobium betae genomic DNA includes:
- the fliQ gene encoding flagellar biosynthesis protein FliQ: MTGPETLDVARDAIWTIVIVSSPLMVVGLVVGVIVSLFQALTQIQEQTLIYVPKILAIFATMLLALPFMADALHSHMLRISSRIIGG, encoded by the coding sequence ATGACCGGACCCGAAACCCTCGACGTCGCGCGTGATGCGATCTGGACCATCGTGATCGTGTCGTCGCCGCTGATGGTGGTCGGCCTCGTGGTCGGCGTCATCGTGTCGCTGTTCCAGGCGCTGACGCAGATCCAGGAGCAGACGCTGATCTACGTGCCGAAGATCCTGGCCATCTTCGCCACGATGCTGCTGGCGCTGCCGTTCATGGCCGACGCACTTCATTCCCACATGCTGCGGATCTCGTCGCGAATCATCGGCGGCTGA
- the fliM gene encoding flagellar motor switch protein FliM: MAGTDQPDQDAIAAQWEASLDSEDPAEAAKAAAENELSETMALQWAAMVEDGSRDLGTGKNSGERVLSQEEIDNLLGFTVGDVTLDDHSGIRAIIDSAMVSYERLPMLEIVFDRLVRLLTTSLRNFTSDNVEVSLDRITSVRFGDYMNSIPLPAVLTVFKAEEWENFGMAVVDSSLIYSMIDVLLGGRRGSSQLRIEGRPYTTIETELVKRLVEVVLTDAEQAFRPLSPVTFSIDRLETNPRFAAISRPANAAILVRLRIDMEDRGGNIELLLPYATIEPIRGVLLQMFMGEKFGRDTVWEGHFATEINQAEIAVDAVLYEADIPLKQLMRLKVGDTLPLDMRADANVTVRCGDVTLTEGRMGRVGDRVAIRVTKPLRKPSTTLAMFEKVDEQNKMMEAP, encoded by the coding sequence ATGGCGGGCACCGACCAACCAGACCAGGATGCAATTGCCGCCCAATGGGAGGCCTCGCTCGATTCCGAGGATCCCGCCGAGGCCGCGAAGGCTGCTGCCGAAAACGAACTATCCGAGACCATGGCCCTGCAATGGGCGGCCATGGTCGAGGACGGCAGCCGGGATCTCGGCACCGGCAAGAACTCCGGCGAGCGGGTGCTGTCGCAGGAGGAGATCGACAACCTCCTCGGTTTCACCGTCGGCGACGTCACGCTCGACGACCATTCCGGCATTCGCGCGATCATCGATTCGGCGATGGTCTCCTACGAGCGTCTGCCGATGCTCGAAATCGTCTTCGATCGCCTGGTGCGGTTGCTGACGACGAGCCTGCGCAATTTCACCTCGGACAACGTCGAAGTCTCGCTCGACCGCATCACCTCGGTGCGCTTCGGCGACTACATGAACTCGATCCCGCTGCCAGCCGTGCTCACGGTGTTCAAGGCCGAGGAGTGGGAAAACTTCGGCATGGCGGTGGTCGATTCCAGCCTGATCTACTCGATGATCGACGTGCTGCTTGGCGGCCGCCGCGGCTCGAGCCAGCTCCGCATCGAGGGCCGGCCCTACACCACGATCGAGACCGAGCTGGTGAAGCGGCTGGTCGAGGTGGTGCTGACCGACGCCGAGCAGGCGTTCCGGCCGCTGTCGCCGGTGACCTTCTCGATCGACCGGCTCGAGACCAATCCGCGTTTCGCCGCGATCAGCCGGCCCGCCAACGCCGCGATCCTGGTGCGCCTGCGCATCGACATGGAAGATCGCGGCGGCAATATCGAGCTGCTGCTGCCTTATGCGACCATCGAGCCGATCCGGGGCGTCCTGCTCCAGATGTTCATGGGCGAGAAATTCGGCCGCGACACGGTCTGGGAGGGCCATTTCGCCACCGAGATCAACCAGGCCGAGATCGCGGTCGATGCCGTGCTCTACGAGGCCGATATCCCGCTCAAGCAGCTGATGCGGCTCAAGGTCGGCGACACCCTGCCGCTCGACATGCGCGCGGATGCCAACGTGACCGTGCGCTGCGGCGACGTCACCCTGACCGAGGGGCGGATGGGCCGGGTCGGCGATCGCGTCGCGATTCGGGTGACGAAACCCTTGCGCAAGCCAAGTACGACACTTGCCATGTTCGAGAAGGTCGACGAGCAGAACAAGATGATGGAGGCCCCATGA
- a CDS encoding DUF6468 domain-containing protein, whose protein sequence is MNHSLGMAIETLVAILLMLTIFYCVMLNKRLTRLKADEHSLKAVIGELITATEIAERAIGGLKLAVRDVNENLGSQLAAATQMSDQLYKQLGEADNVVRRLSKIAIAARPMTGPETVAAPVVKPSSAKAVAAAAEAFSERRRSNGGLAA, encoded by the coding sequence ATGAACCACTCCCTGGGAATGGCGATCGAGACGCTGGTGGCTATCCTGCTGATGCTGACGATCTTCTACTGCGTCATGCTCAACAAGCGGCTGACGCGGCTGAAGGCGGACGAGCATTCGCTGAAGGCGGTCATCGGCGAGCTGATCACGGCGACCGAGATCGCCGAGCGCGCGATCGGCGGGCTGAAGCTCGCGGTGCGCGACGTCAACGAGAACCTCGGCAGCCAGCTCGCGGCGGCGACCCAGATGTCGGACCAGCTCTACAAGCAGCTCGGCGAAGCCGACAACGTGGTGCGGCGCCTGTCCAAGATCGCGATCGCCGCGCGCCCCATGACCGGTCCGGAAACGGTTGCCGCGCCCGTGGTCAAGCCATCCTCGGCGAAGGCGGTGGCGGCCGCGGCCGAAGCCTTCTCCGAGCGCCGACGATCCAACGGCGGCCTTGCCGCATAA
- the fliL gene encoding flagellar basal body-associated protein FliL — protein sequence MAENEAEGGAAAEGAEAAAPKSKFKLILIVVGALVLLGGGAATWFLFFRHGEDEHHAEAAPPPKPPAFVEVPDIMVNLAGAPGERVQYLKLKVVLELKEEKQVEVIKPTMPRITDIFQTYVRELRSSDLNGSAGIFRLKEELTKRVNAAVAPVQVSAVLFKEVVIQ from the coding sequence ATGGCAGAGAATGAAGCGGAAGGCGGCGCAGCCGCCGAAGGCGCGGAAGCCGCTGCCCCCAAGAGCAAGTTCAAGCTGATCCTGATCGTCGTCGGCGCACTCGTCCTGCTCGGGGGCGGCGCTGCGACCTGGTTCCTGTTCTTCCGCCATGGCGAGGACGAGCATCACGCCGAGGCGGCGCCGCCACCGAAGCCCCCGGCCTTCGTCGAAGTGCCCGACATCATGGTCAACCTCGCCGGCGCGCCGGGTGAGCGCGTGCAATACCTGAAGCTGAAGGTCGTGCTGGAGCTGAAGGAAGAGAAACAGGTCGAGGTGATCAAGCCGACGATGCCGCGCATCACCGACATCTTCCAGACCTATGTGCGTGAATTGCGCTCGTCCGACCTCAACGGCTCCGCCGGCATCTTCCGCCTCAAGGAAGAGCTGACCAAGCGCGTCAACGCGGCGGTCGCGCCGGTCCAGGTCAGCGCGGTGCTGTTCAAGGAAGTCGTGATCCAGTGA
- the flgC gene encoding flagellar basal body rod protein FlgC has product MANDSSDFARSMAIATSGLRAQAGRMRVISENIANADSTSQTAGGNPYRRKVPTFSSALDRTLDAQVVTLGKIKPDQSNFRVKYEPNNPAADGSGNVKYPNVNSVVEMTDMRDAQRSYEANLNIISATRRMIQRTLDILKS; this is encoded by the coding sequence ATGGCGAATGACAGCAGCGACTTTGCCCGCTCGATGGCGATCGCGACCTCCGGGCTGCGCGCGCAGGCCGGGCGCATGCGGGTGATCTCGGAAAACATCGCGAACGCGGATTCGACCTCGCAGACCGCAGGCGGCAATCCCTACCGGCGCAAGGTGCCGACCTTTTCCTCCGCGCTCGACCGCACGCTCGATGCGCAGGTCGTGACGCTGGGCAAGATCAAGCCCGACCAGTCCAATTTCCGCGTCAAATACGAGCCGAACAATCCGGCGGCGGACGGCTCCGGCAACGTCAAATATCCCAACGTGAACTCGGTGGTCGAGATGACCGACATGCGCGATGCGCAGCGGTCCTACGAGGCCAACCTCAACATCATCAGTGCGACGCGCCGGATGATCCAGCGCACTCTCGACATCCTCAAGAGCTGA
- the fliE gene encoding flagellar hook-basal body complex protein FliE, whose amino-acid sequence MASPTVAANAYANLARVLENSGAGAGKGSEASGQSFASLLKDAVGSVMESGKKSDAQTVAMAAGKANVMDVVTAVADTDVAVSTLVSVRDRVIAAYEDIMKMPI is encoded by the coding sequence ATGGCATCACCGACAGTCGCCGCCAATGCTTATGCCAACCTCGCCCGCGTGCTGGAAAACAGCGGCGCCGGTGCCGGCAAGGGCAGCGAAGCGAGCGGGCAATCCTTTGCGTCGCTGCTGAAAGACGCCGTCGGCAGCGTCATGGAGTCCGGCAAAAAGTCCGACGCACAGACGGTGGCGATGGCCGCCGGCAAGGCCAACGTGATGGACGTGGTGACGGCGGTCGCCGACACCGACGTCGCGGTGTCCACGCTGGTCTCGGTCCGCGACCGCGTGATCGCGGCCTATGAAGACATCATGAAGATGCCGATCTGA
- a CDS encoding MotE family protein produces the protein MKSFRNIRVIPIVLVAVAGLATLKVAGLVINGGYVFDYQPNKLKKSWAQENLNFPGREDPDITGSTHGAPKEAPKPAAPETKMEGGTVVKIDETQPQISASERAILERLQARRQEIEARQREIDIRESLLKSAEKRIENKVDEMKAVESRISAGQAEQKAAEAQRMKGLVTMYEGMKPKDAARVFDRLEMGVLIEIASAIAPRKMSDIMGLMSPEAAERLTVEMARRANGGGDQSASAGDLPKIDGKPTQKPN, from the coding sequence ATGAAGTCCTTTCGTAACATCCGCGTCATTCCGATCGTCCTGGTCGCCGTCGCAGGCCTCGCCACGCTCAAGGTCGCGGGCCTCGTGATCAATGGTGGCTATGTCTTCGACTACCAGCCGAACAAGCTCAAGAAATCCTGGGCGCAGGAGAATCTGAATTTTCCGGGACGGGAAGACCCCGACATCACCGGCTCGACCCATGGCGCGCCGAAGGAGGCGCCCAAGCCCGCTGCTCCCGAGACCAAGATGGAGGGCGGCACCGTGGTCAAGATCGACGAGACGCAGCCGCAGATCTCTGCCTCGGAGCGCGCGATCCTGGAACGGTTGCAGGCCCGCCGCCAGGAGATCGAGGCCCGCCAGCGCGAGATCGACATTCGCGAGAGCCTGCTCAAGTCGGCCGAGAAGCGCATCGAGAACAAGGTCGACGAGATGAAGGCGGTGGAATCCCGCATTTCCGCAGGCCAGGCCGAGCAGAAGGCCGCCGAAGCCCAGCGCATGAAGGGCCTCGTGACCATGTACGAGGGCATGAAGCCCAAGGACGCCGCACGGGTGTTCGACCGGCTCGAGATGGGCGTTCTGATCGAGATCGCCTCGGCCATCGCGCCGCGAAAGATGTCGGACATCATGGGCCTGATGTCGCCGGAAGCCGCCGAGCGGCTGACGGTCGAGATGGCCCGCCGCGCCAATGGCGGCGGCGATCAATCGGCCTCGGCCGGCGATCTGCCCAAGATCGACGGCAAGCCGACGCAAAAGCCGAATTGA
- the fliP gene encoding flagellar type III secretion system pore protein FliP (The bacterial flagellar biogenesis protein FliP forms a type III secretion system (T3SS)-type pore required for flagellar assembly.) yields the protein MRLSALPRRVFLLSVLIGAASLASPAHAQDISINLGGQGGGGVTERAIQLIALLTVLSIAPSILIMMTSFTRIVVVLSLLRTAMGTATAPPNSVIIALAMFLTFFVMGPVLQKSYDEGIRPLVANQISVEDALQRASVPLRGFMQKNVREKDLKLFLDLSREPPPATPDDLALRILVPAFMISELKRAFEIGFLLFLPFLIIDLVVASVLMSMGMMMLPPATISLPFKLIFFVLVDGWSLVAGSLVQSYGG from the coding sequence GTGAGGCTGTCGGCCCTCCCGCGTAGAGTTTTTCTTCTTTCTGTCCTGATCGGCGCGGCTTCGCTCGCGAGCCCTGCGCATGCGCAGGACATCAGCATCAATCTGGGCGGTCAGGGGGGCGGCGGCGTCACCGAGCGCGCGATTCAGCTCATCGCCCTGCTCACGGTGCTGTCGATCGCGCCGTCGATCCTGATCATGATGACGTCGTTCACGCGCATCGTGGTCGTGCTGTCGCTGCTGCGCACCGCGATGGGCACGGCGACAGCGCCGCCGAACTCGGTGATCATCGCGCTCGCGATGTTCCTCACCTTCTTCGTGATGGGACCCGTCCTGCAGAAATCCTACGACGAGGGCATCCGTCCGCTCGTCGCCAACCAGATCAGCGTCGAGGACGCACTCCAGCGCGCCTCCGTCCCCTTGCGCGGCTTCATGCAGAAGAACGTGCGCGAGAAGGACCTCAAGCTGTTCCTGGACCTGTCCCGCGAGCCGCCGCCGGCCACTCCCGACGACCTCGCGCTGCGCATCCTCGTCCCCGCCTTCATGATCTCGGAGCTGAAGCGCGCCTTCGAGATCGGCTTCCTGCTGTTCCTGCCCTTCCTGATCATCGACCTCGTCGTCGCCTCCGTGCTGATGTCGATGGGCATGATGATGCTGCCGCCGGCGACGATCTCGCTGCCGTTCAAGCTGATCTTCTTCGTGCTGGTCGACGGCTGGTCGCTGGTGGCGGGGAGCCTGGTGCAGAGTTACGGGGGATAG
- a CDS encoding tetratricopeptide repeat protein has translation MAQKAAAGFVSRARALARVPSRHVRKAAMLAACLLIGISAPARAADPIRGEASFSAAGGFARLVIKLGEDVPSEVTTAGSILIIRFDRPVDVPVDRVPEGAPDYVNSARRDPDGGAIRLSLARRVTVNTMNAGERTFIDLLPDGWKGPPPSLPMDVVKELAERARVAERALRAQRASAESKKRPPIRVRASVQPTFVRFVFEMPDGVGVSSVLNEQKLTLAFNANLNFDLADAVVAAPPNVASIKQKGDVDQTSVEIALIGDSDVHSFRDEKNYVVDISFQPDKGKTAATAESVLAQAKPAAQGHAPAPAPEKPAAEKPKDAQREIAPPTSETIAREAKIEVKPEAKVEAPAAVPPGEAPKEVLKEAPKPAPAPVVEAPPAAEAPKETVKEAVKEVAKEAVKEAPKPVAPATEAAVAPVKPAVAEAPAAPQPPIASVDARRDSDGLRVTFPLQVATPAAAFRRGDTVWLVFDTPKPIDVEAIRTRGGAMIGEVSRMPLDKGQAVRIRLTRPLVYSLTSEEVGKETNWLLTLADKIQATPLPLMMSRNITDPALATIAIPFANPGVLHKLTDPDAGDMLYVVTAQRPVRGFIKRQDLVDLSLLESAHGIAIRPNSDEVGVEVGSDKVILGKKGGLTLSPVDISADRAPTAVRPIFSPEGWRKGQSEDFVARQGELIMAAAAAEPAQRSLPRLDLAQFYMSRAMYHEAKAVTDLMLSDPLNKEESSALIMHAIASILIGRPAQGLKDLANPVIGNSHDSQLWKALAYARQGKWADAREKFKNVEFAIASLPLDIQRIVTMDAMRASLEVKDYAGASKRRSEIEVVGVPTEAAPGFAVLRGRLAEALGHDKDALDDYKFAVASNDRPAAAEAKQLEVALRQKRDEISKEDALRELETLSMTWRGDSIEVKTLQLLSQMYAENGRYRDALTAARTATRLQPNAEASRQAQDLASDLFTQIFLGSKGDDLPAVEALGMFYEFRELTPIGRRGDELIRRLSDRLASIDLLDQAAELLQYQVDHRLEGAARAQVAARLSMIYLANRRPDKAIAALRASRISDLSGELRQQRLLLEARAQSDVGRHDLALDIVSNVSGREVLRLRSDIFWAARRWRESAEQIELYYGERFRDFKPLNAVEKSDIIRAAVGYALADDSIGLSRFREKYAPLMSESADRLAFDIASKPAASSSAEFAEIAKLAASVDTLDGFLREMKQRFPDATARAPGSPQAKEEADHTGSLPTIPVVRQIKMTR, from the coding sequence ATGGCGCAGAAGGCTGCCGCTGGATTTGTGTCGCGAGCCCGCGCCTTGGCGCGGGTGCCGTCGCGCCATGTCCGCAAGGCCGCCATGCTGGCTGCCTGCCTGCTGATCGGCATCAGTGCGCCCGCCAGGGCGGCCGACCCGATCCGGGGAGAGGCGAGCTTCTCGGCCGCCGGCGGCTTCGCCCGGCTGGTCATCAAGCTCGGCGAGGACGTTCCCTCCGAGGTCACGACCGCCGGCTCCATTCTCATCATCCGCTTTGACCGGCCGGTCGACGTTCCCGTCGACCGCGTTCCGGAAGGCGCGCCCGATTACGTCAATTCCGCCCGGCGCGATCCCGATGGCGGCGCGATCCGGCTGTCGCTGGCGCGGCGCGTTACCGTCAACACCATGAACGCCGGCGAGCGCACCTTCATCGACCTGTTGCCGGACGGCTGGAAGGGGCCGCCGCCGAGCCTGCCCATGGACGTGGTCAAGGAACTCGCCGAGCGCGCGCGCGTGGCCGAACGCGCCTTGCGTGCCCAGCGCGCCTCGGCCGAGAGCAAGAAGCGTCCGCCGATCCGCGTCCGCGCCTCGGTGCAGCCGACCTTCGTCCGTTTCGTGTTCGAGATGCCCGACGGCGTCGGCGTGTCCTCCGTGCTCAACGAGCAGAAGCTCACGCTGGCCTTCAACGCCAACCTCAATTTCGATCTGGCGGACGCGGTCGTTGCCGCGCCCCCGAACGTCGCCTCGATCAAGCAGAAGGGCGACGTCGATCAGACCAGCGTCGAGATCGCCCTGATCGGCGATTCCGACGTGCACTCCTTCCGCGACGAGAAGAACTACGTCGTCGACATCTCCTTCCAGCCGGACAAGGGCAAGACGGCCGCAACCGCTGAATCCGTGCTCGCGCAGGCGAAGCCTGCTGCCCAAGGTCATGCACCCGCACCGGCGCCGGAAAAACCGGCGGCCGAGAAGCCGAAGGACGCCCAGCGCGAGATCGCGCCGCCGACCTCGGAGACGATCGCCCGCGAAGCCAAAATCGAGGTGAAGCCCGAGGCGAAGGTGGAAGCACCCGCCGCGGTGCCGCCCGGCGAAGCACCCAAGGAAGTGCTCAAGGAAGCACCCAAGCCGGCGCCGGCTCCCGTGGTCGAGGCGCCGCCCGCCGCGGAAGCGCCCAAGGAAACCGTCAAGGAAGCTGTCAAGGAAGTCGCCAAGGAAGCCGTCAAGGAAGCCCCGAAGCCGGTCGCGCCGGCAACGGAAGCCGCGGTTGCGCCCGTCAAGCCCGCGGTTGCCGAGGCGCCGGCCGCGCCGCAGCCGCCCATTGCCAGCGTCGATGCACGCCGCGACAGCGACGGCTTGCGCGTCACGTTCCCGCTTCAGGTTGCAACGCCCGCGGCGGCGTTCCGCCGCGGCGACACGGTGTGGCTGGTGTTCGACACGCCGAAGCCGATCGACGTCGAGGCGATCCGCACCAGGGGCGGTGCGATGATCGGCGAAGTCAGCCGCATGCCGCTCGACAAGGGGCAGGCGGTGCGCATCCGTCTCACCCGGCCGCTGGTCTATTCGCTGACGAGCGAGGAGGTCGGCAAGGAGACCAACTGGCTGCTGACGCTCGCCGACAAGATCCAGGCGACGCCGTTGCCGCTGATGATGTCGCGCAACATCACCGATCCCGCGCTCGCCACCATCGCGATCCCCTTCGCCAATCCGGGCGTGTTGCACAAACTGACCGATCCCGACGCTGGCGACATGCTCTATGTCGTCACCGCGCAGCGGCCGGTCCGCGGCTTCATCAAGCGGCAGGACCTCGTCGATCTCTCGCTGCTGGAATCCGCGCACGGCATTGCGATCCGGCCGAACTCCGACGAGGTCGGTGTGGAGGTCGGTTCCGACAAGGTCATTCTCGGCAAGAAGGGCGGACTGACGCTGTCGCCGGTCGATATTTCCGCCGACCGCGCGCCGACCGCGGTGCGGCCGATCTTCAGCCCGGAAGGCTGGCGCAAGGGCCAGTCCGAAGACTTCGTGGCGCGGCAGGGCGAGCTGATCATGGCGGCTGCCGCCGCCGAGCCGGCGCAGCGCTCGCTGCCGCGGCTCGACCTCGCGCAGTTCTACATGTCGCGCGCCATGTATCACGAAGCCAAGGCCGTGACCGACCTGATGCTGAGCGATCCGCTCAACAAGGAGGAGAGCAGCGCGCTGATCATGCATGCGATCGCAAGCATCCTGATCGGGCGGCCGGCGCAGGGTCTGAAGGACCTCGCCAATCCCGTGATCGGCAACAGCCATGATTCCCAGCTCTGGAAGGCGCTCGCCTATGCGCGCCAGGGCAAATGGGCCGATGCGCGCGAGAAGTTCAAGAACGTCGAATTCGCCATCGCCTCGCTGCCGCTCGACATCCAGCGCATCGTGACGATGGACGCGATGCGCGCCTCGCTCGAGGTCAAGGACTATGCCGGCGCCTCCAAGCGCCGCAGCGAGATCGAGGTGGTCGGCGTCCCGACCGAGGCAGCGCCCGGCTTCGCCGTGCTGCGCGGCCGGCTCGCCGAGGCGCTCGGTCACGACAAGGACGCCCTCGACGACTACAAGTTCGCGGTCGCCTCGAACGACCGGCCGGCGGCGGCGGAGGCCAAGCAGCTCGAGGTGGCGCTGCGGCAGAAGCGCGACGAGATCAGCAAGGAAGACGCGCTGCGCGAGCTCGAGACGCTGTCGATGACCTGGCGCGGCGACTCGATCGAGGTCAAGACGCTCCAGTTGCTGTCCCAGATGTACGCGGAGAACGGGCGCTATCGCGACGCGCTCACGGCGGCGCGCACCGCGACGAGGCTCCAGCCGAACGCCGAGGCCTCGCGTCAGGCGCAGGACCTTGCCTCCGACCTGTTCACGCAGATCTTCCTGGGCTCCAAGGGCGACGATCTGCCGGCGGTCGAGGCGCTCGGGATGTTCTACGAGTTTCGCGAGTTGACGCCGATCGGCCGTCGCGGCGACGAACTGATCCGCCGTCTCTCCGACCGCCTCGCCTCGATCGACCTGCTCGACCAGGCGGCCGAGCTTCTGCAATATCAGGTCGACCACCGTCTCGAAGGCGCCGCCCGCGCCCAGGTCGCCGCACGCCTGTCGATGATCTATCTCGCCAACCGCAGGCCGGACAAGGCGATCGCGGCGCTGCGCGCGAGCCGCATCAGCGATCTCTCCGGCGAGCTGCGCCAGCAGCGCCTGCTGCTGGAGGCCCGGGCGCAGAGCGACGTCGGCCGTCACGACCTCGCGCTCGACATCGTCTCCAACGTATCCGGGCGCGAGGTGCTTCGCCTGCGCTCCGACATCTTCTGGGCGGCGCGGCGCTGGCGCGAATCCGCCGAGCAGATCGAGCTCTATTACGGCGAGCGCTTCCGCGACTTCAAGCCGCTCAACGCGGTGGAGAAGAGCGACATCATCCGCGCCGCCGTCGGCTATGCGCTCGCGGACGATTCGATCGGCCTGTCGCGCTTCCGCGAGAAGTACGCGCCGCTGATGAGCGAGAGCGCCGACCGTCTCGCCTTCGACATCGCCAGCAAGCCGGCCGCTTCCTCGAGCGCCGAATTCGCCGAGATCGCCAAGCTCGCCGCCAGCGTCGACACGCTCGACGGCTTCCTGCGCGAGATGAAGCAGCGCTTCCCCGACGCCACCGCCCGCGCACCGGGCTCGCCGCAGGCCAAGGAAGAGGCCGACCACACCGGCTCGCTGCCCACGATCCCCGTCGTGCGGCAGATCAAGATGACGCGTTAG
- the flgB gene encoding flagellar basal body rod protein FlgB has product MSINDLPVLSALRTKMQWHQERQRVLSENVSNSDTPQFRPRDLVEPKLDKAGAVTGSMGPLALTRTSGSHISPSGAASAFDQNKNAGFETRPAGNAVNLEEEMLKSASNQMDYAAATSLYSKSLHLLKTAIGKG; this is encoded by the coding sequence ATGTCCATCAACGACCTTCCGGTGCTGTCGGCGCTTCGCACCAAGATGCAGTGGCACCAGGAGCGCCAGCGCGTCCTGTCCGAGAACGTATCCAATTCCGATACGCCGCAATTCCGGCCGCGCGACCTGGTCGAGCCGAAGCTCGACAAGGCAGGCGCGGTCACGGGATCGATGGGCCCTCTGGCGCTCACCCGCACCAGCGGCTCCCACATCAGCCCGTCAGGCGCGGCCTCGGCCTTCGACCAGAACAAGAATGCAGGCTTCGAGACACGTCCCGCGGGCAATGCCGTCAATCTCGAAGAGGAGATGCTGAAGTCCGCCAGCAACCAGATGGATTATGCGGCGGCGACCTCGCTCTATTCGAAGAGCCTGCATCTGCTCAAGACCGCGATCGGTAAAGGCTAG
- a CDS encoding flagellar biosynthetic protein FliO, with protein MQGSPITFIVAFIVVLALIGVAAWLVRRFASSRLGANTQRGRMPRLAVIDAAAVDGRRRLVLVRRDNVEHLLMIGGPTDIVVEPNIVRGAPGRDQLPQRPNAAEPPRLAPMPDTGGWADEAPRPELLDHPEPQMPEPPPRPARPSFADEVRRPAPALAERRGEPPLGGFTPEPIAPRPERELRPEPLPPRIARNEPPLMPRPPRQSEPVKVPPVRAERAPAPPPPPPVPQAPSVPAPPALAPAAPSSAEQNLAEMAQRLEAALRRPAGETVAPPVAPEPPAPPPRVARSEPPTPPAPPAKPAVEKTSFENLEDEMASLLGRPKPSS; from the coding sequence ATGCAAGGCAGCCCTATCACCTTCATCGTCGCGTTCATCGTCGTTCTGGCGTTGATCGGCGTCGCTGCATGGCTGGTTCGCCGATTCGCCTCCAGCCGGCTCGGCGCCAACACCCAGCGCGGCAGGATGCCCCGGCTCGCCGTGATCGATGCCGCCGCGGTCGACGGCCGGCGCCGCCTGGTGCTGGTCCGGCGTGACAATGTCGAACATCTCTTGATGATCGGCGGCCCCACCGACATCGTCGTCGAGCCGAATATCGTGCGCGGCGCGCCCGGCCGCGACCAGCTTCCGCAGCGTCCCAACGCCGCCGAGCCGCCGCGTCTCGCGCCGATGCCCGACACCGGCGGCTGGGCCGACGAAGCGCCGCGGCCTGAGCTGCTCGATCATCCCGAGCCGCAGATGCCCGAGCCGCCGCCGCGGCCCGCACGTCCCTCCTTCGCCGACGAGGTGCGCCGGCCCGCGCCCGCTTTGGCCGAGCGCCGCGGCGAGCCGCCACTGGGCGGCTTTACGCCCGAGCCGATCGCACCGCGCCCTGAGCGCGAGCTGCGTCCCGAACCCCTACCGCCCCGCATCGCCCGCAACGAACCGCCGCTGATGCCGCGTCCGCCGCGCCAGAGCGAGCCTGTGAAGGTGCCGCCGGTCCGCGCCGAGCGCGCGCCCGCACCTCCGCCACCTCCGCCCGTGCCGCAGGCTCCGTCCGTTCCAGCGCCGCCGGCTCTCGCCCCCGCGGCGCCATCGAGCGCCGAGCAGAATCTCGCCGAGATGGCGCAGCGGCTCGAAGCCGCGCTGCGCCGTCCCGCCGGTGAGACGGTCGCGCCGCCGGTTGCACCCGAGCCGCCCGCCCCGCCGCCGCGCGTGGCGCGTAGTGAGCCGCCGACGCCACCGGCCCCGCCCGCAAAGCCGGCCGTGGAGAAGACCAGCTTTGAAAATCTCGAAGACGAGATGGCCTCGCTGCTCGGCCGTCCGAAGCCGTCTTCGTGA